The Triticum dicoccoides isolate Atlit2015 ecotype Zavitan chromosome 6A, WEW_v2.0, whole genome shotgun sequence genome has a window encoding:
- the LOC119318765 gene encoding signal peptide peptidase 1-like — MRTHERAANLALAGLSLAPLVINVNPNLNVILTGCLTVYVGCYRSVKATPPSETMSKEHAMRYPLVGSAMLLSLFLLFKFLSKDLVNAVLTAYFFVLGIAALCATLLPSVKRFLPEGWNDNAIIWRAPYFHSLSVEFTKSQVVASIPGFFFCVWYVMKKHWLANNVLGVAFCIQGIEMLSLGSFKTGGILLAGLFFYDIFWVFFTPVMVSVAKSFDAPIKLLFPTADAARPFSMLGLGDIVIPGIFVALALRFDISRGIKSRGYFNSAFLGYTAGLTVTIVVMNWFRAAQPALLYIVPGVIGFVAVHCLWNGEVKPLLEFSEAQAEEKEEGGDPDHQSKKAD, encoded by the exons ATGAGGACACATGAGCGTGCTGCGAACTTGGCCCTTGCTG GTTTGAGCTTGGCGCCGCTGGTCATCAACGTGAACCCGAACCTGAATGTGATACTCACAGGGTGTCTTACCGTCTATGTGGGCTGTTACCGGTCTGTCAAGGCCACTCCACCCTCT GAGACGATGTCCAAGGAGCACGCGATGCGGTACCCTCTGGTGGGGAGTGCTATGCTTCTGTCTCTGTTCCTGCTGTTCAAGTTCCTCTCCAAGGACCTGGTCAATGCTGTTCTCACCGCCTACTTTTTCGTTCTTGGGATCGCCgctctctg CGCAACGTTGCTTCCTTCCGTAAAGCGTTTTCTTCCAGAAGGGTGGAATGATAATGCCATCATTTGGCGTGCTCCGTATTTCCACT CGCTCTCGGTGGAGTTTACCAAGTCTCAAGTTGTTGCTTCAATCCCAGGATTTTTCTTTTGCGTATGGTATGTCATGAAGAAGCATTGGCTGGCCAACAATGTTTTGGGAGTTGCATTCTGTATTCAG GGAATTGAGATGCTATCACTAGGATCGTTCAAAACTGGTGGTATTCTCTTG GCTGGACTTTTTTTCTATGACATCTTCTGGGTTTTCTTCACTCCAGTTATGGTCAGTGTTGCTAAATCATTTGATGCCCCAATAAAG CTTCTATTTCCCACCGCAGATGCTGCACGCCCGTTCTCTATGCTTGGCCTTGGTGATATCGTAATACCAG GCATCTTCGTCGCGCTCGCCCTGCGTTTCGACATCTCGCGAGGGATCAAGAGCCGCGGTTACTTCAACAGCGCGTTTCTGGGATACACAGCGGGTTTGACAGTAACAATAGTTGTGATGAACTGGTTCCGAGCCGCGCAG CCTGCTCTGTTATACATCGTTCCTGGCGTGATTGGCTTCGTCGCTGTGCACTGTCTATGGAACGGGGAAGTAAAACCG CTGCTGGAGTTCAGCGAGGCGCAagctgaagagaaggaagaaggtggAGATCCCGATCATCAGAGCAAAAAGGCAGACTAG